The DNA window CCAGTCCAGGTCGAACTCGGCGGTGCCGAGCACCGCCGCCTCGGTGCGGGTCCAGTTCTGGAACGGGGTGCTCGTGAAGTAGGAGGTGGGCAGGATCAGCCGGCGGTCGTCCCAGACCTGCACCACCACGTAGCTGAGGGTCAGCTCCTCGATCCGCCCCCACTCCCCCTCGACCACCACCACGTCGTCGAGGCGCACGGCGTCGCTGAAGGCGAGCTGGAGGCCGGCGAAGACGTTGCCCAGCAGGCTCTGCGCGGCCAGCGCGGCGACCACACCGACCACACCGGCGCTGGTCAGCACGCCGGCGCCGATGCCACGGACGGCGGGGAAGGTCATCAGCATCACGCCGAGGGCGAGCACCACGATCACCGCGATGGTGAGCCGGCGCAGCAGCACCACCTGGGTACGCACCCGGCGGGCGTGCCGGTTGTTCGGCACGTCCACCCGGAACCGGGCCAGCGCGGTGTCCTCCGCCACCACCAGGAGCGAGGCCACCAGCCAGGCGGTGGCGGCGATCAGGGCGAGCACCAGGACGTGCAGGACGAGCTGCCGCCACGGGCTGCCCACCGCGTACAGGGTGGTGAAGCGCACGGCGAGCTGCACGGCGAGCACGGTCGCGGCCACCTGGAACGAGCGGTGCGAGTGCTCGGTCAGCTCGGTCATCAGCAGCGAGCGCCGGCCCAGCCGCCGGGTGGCCCGGTGCACCACCTCGACCAGCAACAGCGCGACCGCCGCCGCGGCGAGCGCGGCGACGGCGGTCACGAGGTAGGTCTGCACGGTTCGTTGTCTCCCTCCGCCCGGGCGCGAATCGGGCAAAGGCCCAATGGTGCCCGGACTATCGCGTATCGACCAGGATCACACCCGGCGATACCGCGACTGGAGGAAGCAGTAGAGGCCGAAGGCGGCGATGCCGAGCGCCATGAGCGTGAGCAGCACCGGCCCGTACGACTGGTCGCGGAGGGTACGCAGGGCGGCGTCCAGGCCGCGGGCCTTCTCCGGGTCGTACGTCACGGCGGCGGTCACGATGAGCACACCGGCGATGGCGAAGACGGCGCCCCGGGCCGCGTACCCGGCCATGCCGAGGCGGCGGGCCAGGGTGTGCGTCTTCGGGCTCATCTCGCCGGTCTTCAGGTTGCGCTCGAACTTCTTCTTGAGCCCGTAGATCACCATGCCGATGCCGACCGCGGCGAGCACCAGGCCGGCCAGCCCGACCAGCCACCGGCCGCCCTCGGACGCCATGAGCTTCTCGGTGAACTGCTGCTGCTGGTCGGCGGCGTTGCTGCTGGCGTCCTGGAAGACCTTGATGGCGGTCCAGCCCAGCCAGACGAAGACGATCACGCGGACGACGGAGGCGATCCGCTCGAACAGCTTTTCCTTGCCACGCAGGAAGCGGTGGCCGATGACCGCCTCGAACGCCTGCCAGATCGCCATGGCGAAGAGCCCGACGGCGATGGCGACGAGGAGGAACTTGCCGAGCGGCTGGGCGCCCAGGGTGCGCAGGGCGCCGTTCTGGTTGCCCTCCTCCCCCGACTTGCCGAAGGCGATCTGCACGGCCAGCCAGGCGAAGAGGAGGTGCACGATCCCGTAGCCGATGAAGCCGGCCCGGGTCAACAGTTCGAGCCACCTGCTGTTCGCGGCCTGGGCGGCGGTGGCTCCGGCGTTCCGGGTGAGAGACATGGCGCCTCAATCTCCCGGTGCGAGGTTTTCCAAACGTCGGCCGCCACCGCCCGGCGCGGCGATCAGGCGTTCGGGTCGCGGGCCACCCGCACGACGACCTGCTGGTCGGTGACGCTGTCCAGGGTCACCGAGAAGCCGCCGGCCTGGGCGGCCTGCTGCCCGACGGTGAGCGAGAGCTGCTCCCCGGCCACCTCGACGGTGACCTGGTCGCCCTCGGCCCCGACCAGCTTCGCCTCGACGCCGAGGATGGTGGCGCTGGCGTCGACGCCGCGCTGGAAGGTGACGGTGCAGGCGTCCAGGCCGCAGTCGGTGGAGGCGTTCTCCGAACTGCACCCGGCCAGCAGCGCGGCGCCGAGCGCGAGGCCGGCGAGCAGGCCGGCGGCCCGGCGGGTGGGGGTCAGGGAGGGGGAAACGCGTCGGTTCGTCACCCCGCCAAGGGTACGAGACGACGACCACACCGCCACCCACCGGTTAGGAAGGGCCCCTTTACCCCCACCAGGCGTTAAGAAGGGGCCCTTCCTTGCGCGTTAGGGTCCCGGCATGCCCTTCGACATCGCCCGCACCCGGGCTGCCTACCCCGCCCTGACCGAGGGCTTCGCCCACTTCGACGGCGCCGGCGGCACCCAGACCGCCCGGTCGGTGATCGAGGCGGTCACCGCCGCCATGACCGCCGCCACCGGCAACCGGAGCACCGCGTTCGTCCCGGGCCGGCGGTCGCTGGACCTGGTGGCCGCGGCTCGTGCCGCGGTGGCCGACCTGCTCGGCGCGGAGCCGGGTGGCGTGGTGCTGGGCCCGAGCGCCACGGCGCTGACGTACACCCTGGCCCGGACGCTCGGCGCGGGCTGGCGGCCGGGCGACGAGGTGGTGGTCTCCCGGCTGGACCACGACGCCAACGTCCGGCCGTGGGTGCAGGCGGCCGAGGCCGCCGGGGCCACGGTGCGCTGGGCCGAGTTCGACCCGGCGACGGGCGAGCTGCCCGCCGGCCAGTACGCCGACCTGGTCACCGAGCGCACCCGGCTGGTGGCGGTGACCGCCGGCAGCAACGCGATCGGCACCGTGCCGGACGTGGCGGCGATCGCCAAGACAGCGCACGCGGCGGGCGCGCTGGTCTGCGTGGACGGGGTCCACGCGGTGCCGCACGGCCCCACCGACCTGGCCTCGCTCGGCGCGGACTTCCTGGTGACCAGCGCCTACAAGTGGTCCGGGCCGCACCTGGCCGCGATGGCCGCCGACCCGGCCCGCTGGGCGTCGCTGCGCCCGGCCAAGCTGCTCCCCTCCTCCGACGCGGTCCCGGACCGGTTCGAGTACGGCACCCCGAGCTTCCCGCTGCTGGCCGGCGTGGTCGCGGCGGTGGACCACCTGGCCACCCTGGATCCGGCCGCGACCGGCGACCGCCGGGACCGGGTCCGGGCCGGGCTGGCCGCCGCCCAGGCGCACGAGGAGGCCGTCTTCGAGCGACTGCTCGCCGGGCTGGCCGCCCGCCCCTTCGTCACCGTCTACGGCTCGCCGGCCCGGCGTTGCCCGACGGTGTCGTTCCGGGTGGCCGGGTCGACCCCGGCGGACACCGCGGCGGCGCTGGGCGCGGCCGGCGTCTGCCTCTCCTCCGGCGACTACTACGCCTACGAGTACTTCCGGACGATGGGCCTGCGGGACAGCGGCGGCGCGGTCCGCGCGAGCGTGTACCACTACAACACCGTCGAGGAGGTGGACCGCTTGCTGACCGAACTCGACCGGCTGGCCGCCGCCGGGGAGAGAATGGCCGGGTGAGCTTCCTGGTCGAGGAGAACCCCGCACGGCGCCGCTTCGAGATCCTGGTCGACGACGCGCTGGCCGGCTTCACCGAATACGTGCCGCGCGGTGAGGTGCTGGTCTTCACGCACACCCAGGTGGACGAGCGCTACCAGAACATGGGGGTGGGCTCGGCGCTGATCGGGGGCACGCTGGACCAGATCCGCGAGCGCGGCGGCCGCATCGTGACGCAGTGCGAGTTCATGACCCGGTTCATCCAGCGCCACTCCGAGTACGCCGACCTGGTGGTCGCCGAGCCCTGACCGGGCGCCGGCCGGCTGGGCTCAGCGGGGGCCGGCGAGCAGTTCGGCGGCGGCGAGGGCGGAGGCCCGGGTCGCGCCGTGGGTCGCCACGTGCACCGCCCCGGTGACTAGCTCGGGCACGCCCAGCTCGACCACCACCGCGTCCGGGCGGGCGGTCAGGGCGCGGGACACGGCGTCCCGCATCCAGTCGTGCCGGTGCAGGTCCCGCACCACCAGCACCAGCGGGCGGCCGGCCGCGGCGGCGGCCGGGTCGGCGGGGACCTCGTCCCGGGCGTACCGGGCGGTCGTGGTGCCGGGCGCCAGGTCGGTCAGGGGCGCCGCGATCCCCCACGGGGTCTCCTCGCCGATGGCGATGTTGCGGGGCGGGGCGAACTCCACCACGTGCGCCGGGCCGGCCAGCGGCAGCCCGCCCGCGGCGGCGACCACCCGCAGGGCCCGGCGGGCGGCGGCCAGGCCGACCGCCGAGCCGGCGTCGCCGGGCCGGGCGCCGGACCGGCCGGACCGGGCGGCGACCGTCCAGGCGGCGAGCTGCCCGACCCGCTTCGCCGCCTCGGCCAGCCGCTCCTCGGGCAGCTCGCCCGCGACGACCGCGGCCACGATGGCGTCCCGCAGCTCGCGGGCGTCGGCCTCGGTGGCCCGCTCGCCGCCGACGCAGATCGCGTCGGCCCCGGCGGCGAGCGCGCGGACCGCCGCCCCCGCGAAGCCGTACCGGTCGGCCACGGCCCGCATCTCCACCGCGTCGGTGACCACCACGCCGCCGAAGCCCAGCTCCTCGCGGAGCAGGCGGCCCAGGATGCGCGGGCTGAGGGTGGCCGGCAGCTCCGGGTCCAGGGCGGGCACCAGCAGGTGCCCGGTCATCACCGCCTGCGCCCCGGCCGCCACGGCGGCCCGGAACGGGGCCAGCTCGACGGCGTCCAGCCGGGCCCGGTCGCCACCGATGCGGGGCAGGTCGTGGTGGGAGTCGACCCGGGTGTCGCCGTGCCCGGGGAAGTGCTTGGCGCAGGCCGCGACGCCGCCGGCCTGCAGGCCGCGGACCCAGGCGGCGGTGTGCCGAGCGACGAGGGCCGGGTCGGCGCCGAACGAGCGCACCCCGATCACCGGGTTCTCCGGGTTGGAGTTGACGTCGGCGTCCGGGGCGTAGTTGAGCGTGACGCCGACGCCGGCCAGCTCGGCGCCCAGGTCGCGGGCGACCGCCTCGGTCAGGGCCGGGTCGTCGACCGCGCCGAGGGCCAGGTTGCCCGGCCGGGAACTGCCGCGGACCGACTCGATCCGGGTGACGTCGCCGGCCTCCTCGTCGATGGCCACGATCACGTCGGGCCGCTCGGCGCGCAGGGTCGCGGTCAGCGCGGCGACCTGCTCGTGGTCGACGACGTTGCGGGCGAAGAGGACCACCGACCCGAGCCCCTCGGCGAGCCAGCGGCAGACCCACGGCGGCGGTGTGGTGCCGACGAACCCCGGTTGCAGGACGGCGGCCGCCAGGGCCGCCAGGTCTCCGGTCGCTCCCACGGTCCGCTCACTCATGCGCTGTCGTACCCCCGTCTTCCCCACGGCCCGCCGCCCGGCGGTGCTGACATGGTCACACCGCGTCCCTAAATAGTCAACAATCCTTACTGTTAGCGGCTGGCACCGCCGGCGGGCCCGTGGGAGAGTGCGGACATGCCTCCCGCCCTGCTCGCCGACGCCACCAGCGCCGCGGACATCCCCGGCGTACGCCTGCTCGGCCTGGTGGTCGGCGGCCTGTTCCTGCTGATCGCCATCCGGGCGATGTTCCGCCGCTGACCCGCCGCGTTCGGATCCCGTCTCCCCGGGGTAGGGCTGCCGTTGTCCGTCGCGTGCGCCCGGCACGCGAATCCGGCGAGGGGGAACCATGAAGATCGGTTACTTTCTGTCCAGCGAGGAGTACACCCCGGCGGAGCTGCTGGAACAGGCGCGCGGCGCCGAGCGGGCCGGCTTCGAGGCACTGTGGATCTCCGACCACTACCACCCCTGGGTCGACGCGCAGGGCCAGAGCCCCTTCGTCTGGTCGACCATCGGCGCCCTCAGCCAGGTCTGCCGGCTGCCGGTGACCACCGCGGTCACCTGCCCGACCGTCCGCATCCACCCCGCGGTGATCGCCCAGGCCGCGGCCACCAGCGCGGTGCTGCACGAGGGACGGTTCGTGCTCGGGGTGGGCAGCGGCGAGGCGCTGAACGAGCACATCTTCGGCGACCCGTGGCCGCAGGCCGACGTCCGGCTGGAGATGCTGGAGGAGGCCGTCGAGGTGATCCGGGAGCTGTGGACCGGCGACTTCGTCAACCACCACGGCAAGCACTACACCGTGGAGCACGCCCGGATCTACACCCGCCCCGACACGCCCCCGCCGATCTACGTCTCCGGCTTCGGTGGGAAGTCGATCGAGCTGGCCGCCCGGATCGGCGACGGCTACGTGAGCACCATGCCCGACGCCAACATGGTGCGCCGGTTCCGCGACTCCGGCGGCGGCGACAAGCCCTGCCAGGCCGGGTTCAAGGCCGCGTACGCCGACAGCGAGGACGAGGGCGCGCGGATCGCGTACGAGCGGTGGCCCAACGCCGGCGTGCCGGGCGAGCTGTCCCAGGTGCTCCCGTCACCGCGCCACTTCGAGCAGGCCGCGCAGCTGGTCAAGCCCGAGATGATGAAGGAGTCGTTCGTCTGCGGCCGGGACGCCGACGCCCACCTGGAGATGATCGACAAGTACGCCAAGGCCGGCTTCGACGAGATCTACGTGGCCAACACCGGCCCGCACTGGCAGGGCCTGTTCGACCTCTACCAGCGCGACGTCCTCCCCCGGCTGCGCTGACGTCCGTGCCCCGGCGGCGGTGAGCCGGTGCTCCCTCGGGCTCCGCTCACCGCCCCGCAGGGTACGGATGTGACGGTCGGCGCGGCGCGGTTTCGGCGGTGATCGCCAGGGGTACCTGCGGCCACTGATGAGACTGACCACGCACTCCACGACCCTGCGCCGCGCGGCCAAGAGCCTCTTCGGCTGGACCGCCCTCCGGCCCAACCAGCTGGCCGCCATGCGGGCGGTCATGAAGCGCCGCGACGCCCTGGTGGTGCTGCCCACCGGCGCCGGCAAGTCGGCGATCTACCAGATCCCGGCCAGCCTGATCCCGGGCCCCACGGTGGTCATCTCCCCGCTGCTCGCCCTCCAGCAGGACCAGATCGCCGCGCTGAACGAGCGGCAACGGCCCGAGCTGCGGGCGGTCCGGATCAGCTCCGACGAGAGCGCGGCCCAGCAGGCCGAGGCGATCGAGGAGATCCGGGCGGGTCGCGCCGAGTTCCTGTTCATCACCCCGGAGGCGCTGAGCAACCCGGAGCGGCTGGCCGAGGTCCGCGCGCTCAAGCCGGCGCTCGTGGCGATCGACGAGGCGCACTGCATCTCCGCCTGGGGGCACGACTTCCGCCCGGACTACCTGGCGCTCGGCCACCTCATCGAGGGCATCGGCCGGCCGCCGGTGGTGGCGCTGACCGCCACCGCCTCCCCGCCGGTGCGCGACGACATCGTGGCCCGGCTGCGGCTGCGCGACCCCGAGGTGGTGGTGTCCGGGCTGGACCGGCCCAACCTCTTCCTGGAGGTGGCGCACTGCCCCACCGACGACTACCGGTGGCGGCGGCTGCTCGCCCTGCTCCGCGACGACGAGCGGCCCGGCATCATCTACGTGCCGACCCGGCGGGCGGCCGAGGAACTCGCCCAGCGGCTCACCGAGGCCGGCTTCCCGGCCCAGTACTACCACGGCGGGATGCCGACCGGCGCGCGCAACGAGCTGCACGAGGCCTTCCTCGCCGACCAGGTGCCGATCATGGTGGCGACCTCGGCGTTCGGCATGGGCATCGACAAGCCGAACATCGCCTGGGTGGTGCACATGGCACTGCCCGACTCGCCGGACAGCTACTTCCAGGAGATCGGCCGGGCCGGCCGGGACGGCGCGCCCGCCCGGGTGCTGCTGCTCTGGCGCGCCGAGGACGTCGGTCTCCAGCGCTACTTCAGCGGCGGCCTGCCCGACGAGAACGAGCTGGCCGAGCTCGCCGCCCTGCTGCGCAAGCAGCCCCGCACCAAGAAGGAACTGCGCGAGCTGACCGGCCTCGGGCCGCGCAAGCTCGGCCAGTACTTGTCCCTGCTGGAGCAGGTGGGCGCCGCGGAACCCCGGGCCCGCCAGCGGATCGCCGCCCCCCGGTACGCCCCGGCGGCCGCCGAGTCCGGCCGCGCCGCCCTGGCCGAGGCGGAGCGGCAGCAGACCGTGACCCGGTCGCGGACCGACATGATGCGCGCCTTCGCGGAGACCACGGGCTGCCGGGGGCAGGCGCTGCTGGCGTACTTCGGTGAGCAGATGAGCGAGGTCTGCGGGCACTGCGACAACTGCCACGCCGGCACGAGCGTCGCGTCCGAGGGCGCGGTGGGGCCGTTTCCCGTGCACAGCCAGGTGCGCCACCCCGAGTGGGGCACCGGCCTGGTGCTCAGCTACGAGGAGGACCGGATGACGGTGCTCTTCGACGAGGTGGGCTACAAGACGCTGTCCGTCCGCGTGGTGTCCGAACAGGGCCTACTGGAGCTGGACTAGCCTGACCCGGGCGCCGCGGTGACGGCGCCCGTCGACAACGACGACCACGGCGAAAGGGGCTTGATCGTGATCGAGCAGCCGGCGTACACCGGGTTCGGTTTCTCCGACGAGGAGTGGGGGCTGCTGGTCGGTCTGCCGCAGTCGGTCCTCGCGGCGGCCGCCGCGGCCGAGTCCGACGGCACCCGGCGCACCATGGCCGAGAACGCCGCCGGGCTGGAGACGATCGCCGCGGGCCGCGAGTCGGCCAGCCCGCTGGTGGCCGCCGTCGCCGGCGAGATCGTCTCCCGGGTGGGCGACCCCGAGGCCGGTGAGGAACTGCCGGTCATCACCCCCGACGACCCCCAGGCGATGATCGAGGACGTGCTCGGCCGGGCCGGGCAGGCATCCGTGCTGCTGTCCGCCAGGATCGACGAGGGACAGGCGGGCGCCTACCGCCACTGGCTCGTGGAGATCGCCGAGCAGGTGGTGGGCGCCGCGTCCACGGGCGGCATCCTGGGCCTCGGCGGCGACGTGGTGAGCGACTCGGAGCGGCGTTTCCGGGACCGGCTCGCCACCGTGCTCAACGACTGACCGGACTGTTAACAGAACATTTCACGTCCGTCAATGACGGATAGTTCACGCCCCACGGGTGCCAACTTCCGGCCTCGTGGGGCGTCCTGCTTCATGACGGCTGGACGAACCACCGGGGGTCGGGCATGGACACGGAACTCAGGCGGCAGGTCTTCGACACCGAACAGGTGCCCGCCGCCGACCGCTTCGGACTGTGGCTGGACATGCTCGCCAGCACGCCCGGGCTCATGCGGGTACGCACCGAGCACGCCGACAACTTCGTCGCCCGGTCGGAGTTCCTCGACCTGGGTCAGATGCAGCTCGTCCGCCACCGCTACCCCTCGCTGGACGGGACCCGGACCCGGAAGCTCATCCAACGCTCCGACGCGGACTACTACGTGCTCGCGCTGACCCTCGCCGGCACCGGCATCGCGGACCAGGACGGGCAGCGCGGCATCTGCACCGCCGGCGACTTCACCTTCTACGACTGTGCCCGGCCGCAGGAACTCAGCCACCACGGCGACGACGGGGACCAGCCCGTCAGCTCGATCGTGGCCTTCATCCCGTACGAGGCGCTGCCGCTGGCGAACCGCCGGCTCGCCCCCCTGTTCGCCGGCCGGATGTCCGGCGCCGAGGGGATCGCGGCCCTGCTGGCCGACTACCTCATCCGGCTCACCGACCATCCCGAGCAGTACCACGCGGCGGACGCGGAGCGGCTGGGCGGCATCGGGCTCGACCTGATCTCCACCATGCTGGGCCGGCACCTGGTCTCCGAGGACGCGGTGCCCACCGAGGTCCGCCGTCGGGCCCTGCTGGCCCAGGTGCGCTCGCACGTCCGCCAGCACCTCGGCGACGCCGCGCTGAGCCCGCAGTCGATCGCCGACGCGCACCACGTCTCGGTCCGGTCGCTGCACCGGCTCTTCGAGGCCGAGGAGACCACCGTGGCGGCGTACATCCGGGACGAGCGGCTGGAGCGGTGCCGCCGGGACCTCGCCGACCCGGCGCTGGCCGACCGGCCGATCCAGCTCGTCGCCGGCCGCTGGGGCTTCCGGGACAAGGCCCACTTCAGCCGGGCGTTCCGGGCCGCGTACGGGGAGACCCCGCAGGCGTACCGGGCGCGCCACCTGCATGCGGCACGGATCGTCAACACGGCGGCGTCCGCAGTCAACTCCGGCCGGACATACTGAGTGCGGGCCGGCAGCCGGGCGACCGGCACGGCCCACTGGTATCGGGGGCCGTGGCGAGGCGCCCGCGGCGGTTCCGTCGCGGGCGGCCGCCCGGTGGCGGCGCCCCGAACGACACGGGCCATCGGCGGCCACACCGGTTTCCGGCCCCGTCGTTCTTCCCCCCAGGACCGACGGCGGGGCCGGTCAGCCCGCCTCCTCCTCCAGCAGCACCAGAACGGCCTTCTCCACGGCCTCGCGCGGCATGTCCGGCTGCACCGGGGCCAGCACCCCGTCGTGATAGAGGTCGACGATCCGGGGGTCCACGTAGGACGTGCGGGCCACGGTGGGGGTGTTGCCGAGCAGCTCGGCGACCGCGCGCATCACCGCCGCCACCGCCCGCCGGCGGGCCGTCGTGGAGCGCTGCGGGCCGGCCGTGGCCAGCTCGGTCGCGGCCAGCACGGTGGCATGCCAGGTGCGGAAGTCCTTGGCCGTCATCTCCCCGCCGCTGGCCTCGCGCAGGTAGTCGTTGACCTCGTCGCTGCGCACGTCCCGCCAGGTCCGGCCGTCCCAGTAGCCGAACAGGCGCTCCTCGGCCCGCCGGCGGCGGCGCAGGTTGGTCAGCACCCGGCACAGCTCCGGGTCCTCGATCCGGCGGACCTGCTCGATGCCGCCCTTCGCCGGGAACTCGAAGACCACGCAGCCGCCGCGCGAGCGGGCGTGCTCGGGGCGCAGGGTGGAGACGCCGAAGGTCGCGTCCTCACCGGTGGCGTACTGGTCGCTGCCGACCCGGAACATGCCCATGTCGAGCAGGCGGGCGACGGTGGCCAGGATCCGCTCCCGCCGCAGGCCGCGCAGCGCCAGGTCGTGCTCGACCCGGTCACGCAGCACGGGCAGCCGGTGGGCCACCTCCAGCACGTGGTCGAACTTGGCCTCGTCCCGCTTCTCCCGCCACTTCGGGTGGTAGAGGTACTGCTTGCGGCCGGCCGCGTCGATCCCGGTGGCCTGGATGTGCCCGTTCGGGTGCGGCGAGATCCACACGTCCTGCCAGGCCGGCGGGATGACCAGCTCGCGCAGCCGGGCCAGCGCGTCGGGGTCGCGCACCGCCGCGCCCTTCGCGTCGACGAAGAGCCAGCCCTTGCCGCGCCGCCGGCGTCCGTAGCCCGGCCCGCCCGGATCACTACGCCGCAATCGCACCGGAGACCCGCACCGCCCGTTCCGCCTCGTCCACGGCGGCCACCACCTCGTCGACCTCGATGGCCGCCAACGTCGGGTGGGTTCCTACCCCGCCGGAACCGGCCCAATCCCGGTCGATCCCGTCGTGGGGCGGGAACCCGAGCACCCGGTGCCGGGGCCGGTCGGGCGGCGGGCCCCAGTGCGCCGGCGGCACCGGCCCGAAGAGGACCACCGAGGCGGTGCCGTAGCCGGTGGCCAGGTGCGCGATGCCGGTGTCCCCGCTGACCACCAGCCGGGCTTCGGCCACCAGCGCGGCCAGCTCGGCCAGGCCGGTCCGGCCGGCGAGCACCGCGTCCGGTGGCAGCCCCGCGTCCCGGGCCACCCGGGCGGCCAGGTCCCGCTCGTCGGTCGAGCCGGTGAGCACCACCCGGTGTCCCCGGGCGGTGAGGATCCGGGCCAGCGCGGCGAAGCGACCCGCCGGCCAGCGCTTCGCGGGGATCTTGCTGCCCGGGTGCAGCACGGTGGCCCGGGCCGGGTCGGCGGCGGCGGGCGGCCGGCGCAGCGCCAGGTCGCCGGGGTCGGCCGGGAGGCCGTACCAGTGCAGCAGCCGGCACCAGCGGCGCACCTCGTGCTCGTCGTCGTCCCAGGCCGGGCCGGTCAGGTGCCCGGCCTCGGCGTTGCGGTAGGCGAGCAACCGGCCCGGCCGGGCGGCGGCGAGCATCCGGTGCGAACCCGGCCCCCGCCCGTGCAGGTTGACCGCCACCTCCGGCGGCGGGCCGGGCCACGCCGCCCGGTCGGCCAGCCCGGTGGTCGGCAGCACCCGGTCGATCGCCCCGGTCAGCGCGGCCAGCGGCGCCAGCCAGGCCGGCGCGGCCAGCACCAGCTCCCGGCCCGGGAGGCCGGCGCGCAGGCCACGCAGCGCCGGGACCGCGGTGGCCAGGTCGCCGACCCCGAGCGCCCGCAGCACCAGGATCACGGGTACGACGACTCCTGCTGCGCGCAGACCACCATCTCGCGTACGGCACAGCCGGCCGGCTGGGAGAGGGCGAACATCACCGCGGCGGCGGTGTCGGCCGGCTCGTTGAGCACCGCGTCCGGCCCGGGGCGGTACTGGGCGTCCCGCTCGTCGAAGAAGGCGGTGCGCATGCCGCCGGGGATGAGCAGCGTGACCCCGACCGTGCCGGCCAGCTCGGCGGCGAGCGCCCGGGTGAAGCCGACCACCCCGAACTTCGCCGCGCAG is part of the Micromonospora halotolerans genome and encodes:
- a CDS encoding mechanosensitive ion channel family protein, with protein sequence MQTYLVTAVAALAAAAVALLLVEVVHRATRRLGRRSLLMTELTEHSHRSFQVAATVLAVQLAVRFTTLYAVGSPWRQLVLHVLVLALIAATAWLVASLLVVAEDTALARFRVDVPNNRHARRVRTQVVLLRRLTIAVIVVLALGVMLMTFPAVRGIGAGVLTSAGVVGVVAALAAQSLLGNVFAGLQLAFSDAVRLDDVVVVEGEWGRIEELTLSYVVVQVWDDRRLILPTSYFTSTPFQNWTRTEAAVLGTAEFDLDWAIPVQAMREELRRLCEGTELWDGRVCVLQVTDATGGMVKVRALVSAADAGSLWDLRCLVREHLVAWVRDQRPTALPRLRAEVGDTGGPLPWQAVQPRRPARRRPDTEVPDDARVFGGSDDGEARSEAFVGREDHADARR
- a CDS encoding glycoside hydrolase family 3 protein, whose protein sequence is MSERTVGATGDLAALAAAVLQPGFVGTTPPPWVCRWLAEGLGSVVLFARNVVDHEQVAALTATLRAERPDVIVAIDEEAGDVTRIESVRGSSRPGNLALGAVDDPALTEAVARDLGAELAGVGVTLNYAPDADVNSNPENPVIGVRSFGADPALVARHTAAWVRGLQAGGVAACAKHFPGHGDTRVDSHHDLPRIGGDRARLDAVELAPFRAAVAAGAQAVMTGHLLVPALDPELPATLSPRILGRLLREELGFGGVVVTDAVEMRAVADRYGFAGAAVRALAAGADAICVGGERATEADARELRDAIVAAVVAGELPEERLAEAAKRVGQLAAWTVAARSGRSGARPGDAGSAVGLAAARRALRVVAAAGGLPLAGPAHVVEFAPPRNIAIGEETPWGIAAPLTDLAPGTTTARYARDEVPADPAAAAAGRPLVLVVRDLHRHDWMRDAVSRALTARPDAVVVELGVPELVTGAVHVATHGATRASALAAAELLAGPR
- a CDS encoding helix-turn-helix domain-containing protein, with the translated sequence MDTELRRQVFDTEQVPAADRFGLWLDMLASTPGLMRVRTEHADNFVARSEFLDLGQMQLVRHRYPSLDGTRTRKLIQRSDADYYVLALTLAGTGIADQDGQRGICTAGDFTFYDCARPQELSHHGDDGDQPVSSIVAFIPYEALPLANRRLAPLFAGRMSGAEGIAALLADYLIRLTDHPEQYHAADAERLGGIGLDLISTMLGRHLVSEDAVPTEVRRRALLAQVRSHVRQHLGDAALSPQSIADAHHVSVRSLHRLFEAEETTVAAYIRDERLERCRRDLADPALADRPIQLVAGRWGFRDKAHFSRAFRAAYGETPQAYRARHLHAARIVNTAASAVNSGRTY
- a CDS encoding GNAT family N-acetyltransferase, with protein sequence MSFLVEENPARRRFEILVDDALAGFTEYVPRGEVLVFTHTQVDERYQNMGVGSALIGGTLDQIRERGGRIVTQCEFMTRFIQRHSEYADLVVAEP
- a CDS encoding cysteine desulfurase-like protein; the encoded protein is MPFDIARTRAAYPALTEGFAHFDGAGGTQTARSVIEAVTAAMTAATGNRSTAFVPGRRSLDLVAAARAAVADLLGAEPGGVVLGPSATALTYTLARTLGAGWRPGDEVVVSRLDHDANVRPWVQAAEAAGATVRWAEFDPATGELPAGQYADLVTERTRLVAVTAGSNAIGTVPDVAAIAKTAHAAGALVCVDGVHAVPHGPTDLASLGADFLVTSAYKWSGPHLAAMAADPARWASLRPAKLLPSSDAVPDRFEYGTPSFPLLAGVVAAVDHLATLDPAATGDRRDRVRAGLAAAQAHEEAVFERLLAGLAARPFVTVYGSPARRCPTVSFRVAGSTPADTAAALGAAGVCLSSGDYYAYEYFRTMGLRDSGGAVRASVYHYNTVEEVDRLLTELDRLAAAGERMAG
- a CDS encoding TIGR03557 family F420-dependent LLM class oxidoreductase translates to MKIGYFLSSEEYTPAELLEQARGAERAGFEALWISDHYHPWVDAQGQSPFVWSTIGALSQVCRLPVTTAVTCPTVRIHPAVIAQAAATSAVLHEGRFVLGVGSGEALNEHIFGDPWPQADVRLEMLEEAVEVIRELWTGDFVNHHGKHYTVEHARIYTRPDTPPPIYVSGFGGKSIELAARIGDGYVSTMPDANMVRRFRDSGGGDKPCQAGFKAAYADSEDEGARIAYERWPNAGVPGELSQVLPSPRHFEQAAQLVKPEMMKESFVCGRDADAHLEMIDKYAKAGFDEIYVANTGPHWQGLFDLYQRDVLPRLR
- a CDS encoding DUF1206 domain-containing protein, with the protein product MSLTRNAGATAAQAANSRWLELLTRAGFIGYGIVHLLFAWLAVQIAFGKSGEEGNQNGALRTLGAQPLGKFLLVAIAVGLFAMAIWQAFEAVIGHRFLRGKEKLFERIASVVRVIVFVWLGWTAIKVFQDASSNAADQQQQFTEKLMASEGGRWLVGLAGLVLAAVGIGMVIYGLKKKFERNLKTGEMSPKTHTLARRLGMAGYAARGAVFAIAGVLIVTAAVTYDPEKARGLDAALRTLRDQSYGPVLLTLMALGIAAFGLYCFLQSRYRRV
- a CDS encoding RecQ family ATP-dependent DNA helicase; amino-acid sequence: MRLTTHSTTLRRAAKSLFGWTALRPNQLAAMRAVMKRRDALVVLPTGAGKSAIYQIPASLIPGPTVVISPLLALQQDQIAALNERQRPELRAVRISSDESAAQQAEAIEEIRAGRAEFLFITPEALSNPERLAEVRALKPALVAIDEAHCISAWGHDFRPDYLALGHLIEGIGRPPVVALTATASPPVRDDIVARLRLRDPEVVVSGLDRPNLFLEVAHCPTDDYRWRRLLALLRDDERPGIIYVPTRRAAEELAQRLTEAGFPAQYYHGGMPTGARNELHEAFLADQVPIMVATSAFGMGIDKPNIAWVVHMALPDSPDSYFQEIGRAGRDGAPARVLLLWRAEDVGLQRYFSGGLPDENELAELAALLRKQPRTKKELRELTGLGPRKLGQYLSLLEQVGAAEPRARQRIAAPRYAPAAAESGRAALAEAERQQTVTRSRTDMMRAFAETTGCRGQALLAYFGEQMSEVCGHCDNCHAGTSVASEGAVGPFPVHSQVRHPEWGTGLVLSYEEDRMTVLFDEVGYKTLSVRVVSEQGLLELD